A region of the Cannabis sativa cultivar Pink pepper isolate KNU-18-1 chromosome 3, ASM2916894v1, whole genome shotgun sequence genome:
ACAATGGTAAGAATAAAATCATCCAAACatttaaaagacaaaataaaattgaataactAAGATCAATGCGTCCAATACAAACAAAGTTAAATGACAACAAAAAGCAAGTAAGAATacattcaaattaattaatgtgTCTAATACAAACAACAAGTAAGCAAAGTTTGTCCATACATGCAAGACTAAGAACCTCTACCATTAAAGTCCTCTATGTAGCCTCCATTCATTATACATTTGCATAGCTAAAGTGTTTCTCCATTCAGTCCATTGAGTTGAGGCTTCAACAGTATCAATTATTTCATGATCTTCATTAATTGTCTGATGAGTATCTTCTGCAGTATCCACTTGTCTATCAAGCTCAATTTCTGCTGGATCTAGAGACATTTCTCGCCGAATCAAATTATGCAAAATACAACACGCTGTAATTATTCGGCATTGTGTTGTTATTGGAAAAAATGACGTGCTCCTCAAGATTGACCATCTAATCTTAAGCAATCCAAAACATCTCTCAATGACATTTCTTGCAGATGCATGTTTCATATTAAAGTACTCCTCATGATTTCTAGGGACGTTTCTACCCCACTCAGATAAATGGTACGCAACTCCTCTATAAGGTGCTAAGAATCCTTCACCGTTAGTATATCCACCATCCACCAAATAATAATAACctaaagataaaaaattaaccAAAACTAATTTAGTGAtctagaaaattaaaatttagtgatgattcaaaatataaaataattttttttcactaaAATTACCTTTAGGGATCTTTAAGCCATTTTGCCTATTAATGGCATCACGAAGTACTCTAGAATCTCATGCTGAGCCCTCCCAACCCGGTAAAACAAATATAAACTTCATATCTCGAGAACAAACTCCTAATACATTTGTTGCGATCTTGCCTTTTCTTGTTCGATACCTTGGTTTGTCAACTTCAGACACTCGTACCTCAATGTAAGTACCATCTAATGCTCCTAGACAATTTTCAAACCATCTCCATCGACTATCAATGCAATTGGCAGGTACAGGATCTTGAGAAACTAATAAGTTTTCTTGTAACCTTAAAACCCCAtgtaaaattgaattaaaatgtcTACTAATGGTTTCTCCCGATCGCTTAAATCTAGCGTTTAATGTACGATTTTTTACATGATGAGCAAGTGTATGAACAAACATACACACTTGTTCCTCAATTGTGACCGAACCATTTCTTTTCACCCTTCCATCAGTATGGAGCAATTCACATAATACTCCAAATGTTCTCCTATTCATTCTTAGatcattcacacatgctatgtCACTTTCACCAATCAAACTATCCAAATATTTTAACCGAGTCTCATGTCTAGCAAAAGTACGATCTAGAAACATACGTCTCCTATGACGGTTGCGTACCATTTTATACAATAATAATTGCAACATCATACACATGCTCATCATTTGAAAATGCCATGTGAAAAGAAATATCATAATCTTCTTTTGTTGCATATCCATATCTATTAATAGCATTCCATGTACATATAAAATGTCATATAACAACCATAGACACTAAAGCAAAAACTATATTATCATGAAAAACTACAGTACTATACAGTTTATTAGCAAACAATAAGATGTATCATTTCTTCAGAGTGGAACTTATTCTGATGTATTTACCAATTTCCACATGCTAAAAGCCTCTTATAGAAATCCTAACCGAAAGAAAGAGTTAAGACATATTACCCCAACAATAagcaaaataattacaaaagatTCCTCCCATTTACAGAATGGAATAGGATTTAACTACATAAACCGCTATGAGTTCACAGCTGGTAGTAACTGCCACATTAAAGTTCCATTTTTTCCACTAAAATCCAACTTCGAGTTTCTCTCGAATACCCCCAATTAGACTCTCTCCACCATGAGAGATTTTCTGACTACTCAAATGTTGGCTAGAAGAACATTACTAACCATTGTTTTGAGAGTAGAAAT
Encoded here:
- the LOC115718073 gene encoding uncharacterized protein LOC115718073; this encodes MVRNRHRRRMFLDRTFARHETRLKYLDSLIGESDIACVNDLRMNRRTFGVLCELLHTDGRVKRNGSVTIEEQVCMFVHTLAHHVKNRTLNARFKRSGETISRHFNSILHGVLRLQENLLVSQDPVPANCIDSRWRWFENCLGALDGTYIEVRVSEVDKPRYRTRKGYYYLVDGGYTNGEGFLAPYRGVAYHLSEWGRNVPRNHEEYFNMKHASARNVIERCFGLLKIRWSILRSTSFFPITTQCRIITACCILHNLIRREMSLDPAEIELDRQVDTAEDTHQTINEDHEIIDTVEASTQWTEWRNTLAMQMYNEWRLHRGL